In Deltaproteobacteria bacterium, the following are encoded in one genomic region:
- a CDS encoding NifU family protein, whose translation MLRKAKNLLGAAKAHADEARARVTKARARAGELVGALGAPERVASFIRGSAATATTAWDPSRGAGDEPGQAPDARDRDRGRDELRSAPLSPEDALRAQIQSLLDERINPQVAMHGGYINLVEVKDQRVLVTMEGGCHGCAASMLTLKAGVERTIREVFPEIVAVEDVTDHSVGANPFL comes from the coding sequence ATGCTGCGCAAAGCGAAGAATCTGCTCGGAGCGGCGAAGGCGCACGCGGACGAAGCGCGGGCCCGCGTGACGAAGGCGCGGGCGCGGGCGGGCGAGCTCGTCGGCGCACTGGGAGCCCCGGAGCGCGTCGCGTCGTTCATCCGCGGTTCGGCGGCGACGGCAACCACGGCGTGGGACCCCTCACGCGGCGCGGGCGACGAGCCGGGCCAGGCGCCCGACGCGCGCGATCGCGATCGCGGTCGCGACGAGCTGCGCAGCGCACCCCTCTCTCCCGAGGACGCGTTGCGCGCACAGATCCAGTCGCTCCTCGACGAGCGGATCAACCCCCAGGTGGCCATGCACGGCGGCTACATCAACCTGGTAGAGGTGAAGGATCAGCGCGTGCTCGTGACGATGGAGGGGGGCTGCCACGGCTGCGCGGCCTCGATGCTCACGCTCAAGGCCGGGGTGGAACGCACCATCCGCGAGGTCTTCCCGGAGATCGTCGCCGTCGAGGACGTGACCGATCACTCCGTCGGCGCAAACCCGTTTCTCTAG
- a CDS encoding endonuclease/exonuclease/phosphatase family protein: MLGRPRGMVLLLALAAGCDNRTTLVPDGGVSGDSGVRLPDGLGGEAGRSDAGTLDRGASRDGAASQDGALPAGFVPQPQNLPAGYLCTIAADYLAKGGDPARPPCEVEADTLSDADPRVAPSALKVVTWNVEYGKKSDEVLKALRDEVALKGAHVIFLQESPRNDLASVPQKLNLARHLAQNLKLNYVFAVEWDRRLKATEGGEHGVAILSKYPIGNVTQLRHAPLFDYWKDRQDYGGRITLGADLAIGGKRLRAYSAHFCHRDLTGNGRAAQGAEVRADATQPGRPALQLLGGDFNTFTCNPAIAACNKAPAAEKVIEDLFAAGWADLLPTFNSWTELGYGVVGQRLDWLFGKGLTPAAHQVLQSLKASDHVPLMATVPMP, encoded by the coding sequence ATGCTCGGGCGACCTCGCGGGATGGTGCTCCTCCTCGCTCTCGCGGCAGGGTGTGACAACCGCACGACGCTGGTCCCCGACGGCGGGGTGTCCGGGGACAGCGGGGTGCGTCTCCCCGACGGTCTGGGCGGCGAGGCGGGGCGCAGCGACGCCGGAACCCTGGACCGCGGAGCCTCCCGCGACGGCGCGGCCTCGCAGGACGGCGCGCTCCCGGCGGGCTTCGTCCCGCAGCCGCAGAACCTGCCCGCCGGCTACCTCTGCACCATCGCCGCCGACTACCTCGCGAAGGGCGGGGACCCGGCGCGACCTCCATGCGAGGTGGAGGCCGATACGCTCTCGGACGCCGACCCGCGCGTGGCGCCCAGCGCGCTGAAGGTCGTCACCTGGAACGTGGAGTACGGCAAGAAGAGCGACGAGGTGTTGAAGGCGCTGCGGGACGAGGTGGCGCTGAAGGGCGCGCACGTGATCTTCCTGCAGGAGTCGCCGCGCAACGACCTGGCGAGCGTGCCGCAGAAGCTCAACCTGGCCCGCCACCTCGCGCAGAATCTCAAGCTCAACTACGTCTTCGCGGTGGAGTGGGACCGCCGACTGAAGGCCACCGAGGGAGGCGAGCACGGCGTGGCCATCCTGAGCAAGTACCCCATCGGCAACGTGACGCAGCTCCGACACGCGCCGCTCTTCGACTACTGGAAGGATCGGCAGGACTACGGCGGGCGCATCACGCTCGGGGCCGACCTCGCGATCGGCGGGAAGCGGCTGCGGGCCTACAGCGCGCACTTCTGCCACCGCGACCTGACGGGCAACGGACGCGCGGCGCAAGGGGCCGAGGTACGCGCCGACGCCACGCAGCCAGGACGGCCCGCGCTCCAGCTCCTCGGGGGCGACTTCAACACCTTCACCTGCAACCCGGCGATCGCGGCGTGCAACAAGGCCCCGGCGGCGGAGAAGGTCATCGAAGATCTCTTCGCGGCCGGCTGGGCCGACCTGCTTCCCACCTTCAATAGCTGGACCGAGCTCGGCTACGGCGTGGTCGGCCAGCGCCTGGACTGGCTCTTCGGCAAGGGCCTGACCCCCGCGGCGCACCAGGTGCTGCAGTCGCTCAAGGCGTCGGATCACGTGCCCCTCATGGCGACGGTGCCGATGCCTTGA
- a CDS encoding B12-binding domain-containing radical SAM protein, whose amino-acid sequence MRRLLLLQPPVQDFYQTDVRLQPLGLAYLKAAVARALPEVQVTLHDFHHGHGRRTIPLPAELAYLRDYYPYPDRSPFSTFHAYYHFGASFDALGETVAAEAPDLVGISCLFTPYYRETLRAAEAIKARRPETRILVGGAHVSATPEPMLRHSAVDYVIRGEGEGPVVELLRALRDGSPLERVPSLGFKREGVPVLNALGEGLPLDALPVPDLSELPLARYRLGGRPLCFLLTSRSCPHRCSFCSVHTTFGPHYRRRSVEHVLEELRLRHAQGYRAIDFEDDNLTFYLDEMKELCRRLIDSFPPGELELCAMNGISYLSLDDELLELLRRAGFSQLNLSLVSSDTAVRESTKRPHTAYKLVRVVERAHALGFGLVAYQILGLPGESPESMLQTLAFLARLPVLLGASPFYLTPGSPIAAALPPQSEADLVRARLSAMAIESPEVPREALYTLFVATRILNFLKGQRFDEPELPLAELARRAEAKRDAKDGGRTALGFELLARLARDGVLYAATPDGLKPLPRFDAALFSRLWSRLERVVTQAGQVIRL is encoded by the coding sequence GTGCGCCGCCTGCTGCTGCTGCAGCCGCCCGTCCAGGACTTCTACCAGACCGACGTGCGCCTTCAGCCCCTCGGGCTCGCCTATCTGAAGGCCGCCGTGGCCCGCGCGCTCCCCGAGGTGCAGGTCACGCTCCACGACTTCCACCACGGCCACGGCCGCCGCACGATCCCGCTGCCGGCGGAGCTCGCCTACCTGCGCGACTACTACCCCTACCCCGACCGGAGCCCGTTTTCGACCTTTCACGCCTACTACCACTTTGGCGCGAGCTTCGACGCGCTCGGCGAGACCGTGGCCGCCGAGGCCCCCGACCTGGTGGGCATCTCGTGCCTGTTCACCCCCTATTATCGTGAGACCCTGCGCGCCGCGGAGGCGATCAAGGCGCGCCGGCCCGAGACCCGGATCCTCGTCGGGGGAGCGCACGTCTCGGCCACGCCCGAGCCGATGCTGCGCCACTCCGCGGTGGACTACGTGATCCGCGGCGAGGGAGAGGGACCGGTCGTCGAGCTCCTCCGCGCGCTCCGCGACGGCTCCCCGCTCGAGCGCGTCCCCTCCCTCGGCTTCAAGCGCGAAGGCGTCCCGGTGCTGAACGCGCTCGGCGAGGGCCTACCGCTCGACGCGCTCCCCGTGCCCGACCTCTCGGAGCTGCCCCTCGCGCGCTACCGGCTGGGCGGCCGGCCGCTCTGTTTTCTGCTCACCTCGCGGAGCTGCCCGCACCGCTGCAGCTTCTGCTCGGTGCACACCACCTTCGGCCCGCACTATCGCCGTCGCTCCGTCGAGCACGTGCTGGAGGAGCTTCGCCTGCGGCACGCGCAGGGCTACCGGGCCATCGACTTCGAGGACGACAATCTCACCTTCTACCTCGACGAGATGAAGGAGCTCTGTCGACGGCTCATCGACTCCTTTCCGCCGGGAGAGCTCGAGCTCTGCGCCATGAACGGCATCTCGTACCTGAGCCTCGATGACGAGCTCCTCGAGCTGCTCCGGCGCGCGGGCTTTTCGCAGCTCAACCTCTCGCTCGTCTCCTCGGACACCGCAGTGCGCGAGAGCACCAAGCGCCCCCACACGGCGTACAAGCTGGTGCGCGTGGTGGAGCGGGCGCACGCGCTCGGCTTCGGCCTGGTGGCCTACCAGATCCTCGGGCTGCCCGGCGAGAGCCCGGAGTCGATGCTCCAGACGCTGGCCTTTCTCGCGCGCCTCCCCGTGCTCCTCGGGGCCTCCCCCTTCTACCTCACGCCCGGCTCGCCCATCGCGGCCGCGCTGCCCCCGCAGAGCGAGGCCGACCTCGTGCGCGCCCGGCTGAGCGCGATGGCCATCGAATCCCCCGAGGTGCCGCGCGAGGCGCTCTACACCCTCTTCGTCGCGACGCGCATCCTCAACTTTCTCAAGGGGCAGCGCTTCGACGAGCCCGAGCTGCCGCTCGCCGAGCTCGCCCGCCGCGCCGAGGCCAAGCGGGACGCGAAGGACGGTGGCCGCACGGCCCTCGGCTTCGAGCTCCTCGCACGCCTCGCGCGCGACGGGGTGCTCTACGCCGCCACGCCCGACGGACTGAAACCCCTGCCGCGCTTCGACGCCGCACTCTTCTCCCGGCTCTGGTCCCGCCTCGAGCGGGTCGTGACCCAGGCGGGTCAGGTCATTCGACTGTAG